From Synoicihabitans lomoniglobus, the proteins below share one genomic window:
- a CDS encoding LEA type 2 family protein: MTLLLRRLFLPVVLIATLLAGCSGMPKDLAGLVVQLDGIRSIRSQAGLTEMVVTVRCYNETLRPIGVRGLQLELSLNGVEVGRAVSAKPLGTQSLSSNTQDVTFVLENQRVVDRVVAAVRSGSLTYDLKSRVIVMAADNEMKSTSKASGTVDVSSISLSLN; encoded by the coding sequence ATGACCTTACTTCTGCGCCGTTTGTTTCTTCCCGTTGTTCTCATCGCCACGCTCTTGGCTGGCTGCTCCGGCATGCCCAAGGATCTCGCCGGACTTGTCGTGCAACTGGACGGCATCCGCTCGATTCGCTCCCAAGCCGGACTGACCGAAATGGTGGTGACCGTGCGTTGCTACAATGAAACGCTCCGGCCCATCGGGGTCCGCGGCCTGCAACTCGAACTGTCGCTCAATGGTGTCGAGGTCGGGCGAGCGGTTTCCGCCAAGCCGTTGGGCACGCAATCGCTGAGCAGTAACACGCAGGACGTCACCTTCGTGCTCGAAAACCAACGAGTCGTCGATCGGGTGGTGGCGGCCGTCCGCAGTGGATCTCTCACCTATGATCTCAAGTCCCGCGTGATCGTCATGGCCGCCGACAACGAGATGAAGAGCACCTCCAAGGCGTCGGGCACGGTTGACGTCTCGTCGATCAGCCTGTCCCTGAACTAA
- a CDS encoding ABC transporter permease: MRFGIWINRLKHWGKRGELRRRLDEELAFHFDELVAEHERRGLSPAAARRAAQRDLGNKTLTRESYREQAGWPWLEELGRDISLALRNLTRRRGYALSMIGLLAVGLAATLSVYVLTDAMLRRALPVPEPEELHLIADAEGQPAWFSRATLDRLRANVPQAAVIAYGGETQVTVQRGRQPAQSVSGQLVSGGAFAGLGLIPAHGRLLNPGDDRIGEGAPVAVVSYAWAQREYGSAPAAVGQELLVNQMELEVVGVLPERFHGFDAVDRVDLFFPTALQPQLGISSNAHEFASDDRPNDPDWNRENRVRWLETLVRVPSGLAVATVGPALEMAVAPDREDLISQINSPEEREGVRRMSWQVVAAPGGYSNARNAFAGTGRMLTGLVVSLLLLTCANLSGIMLVRTLSRHREMGVRLSLGAGRWRTCRLAVVEAVVCGILGAVVGLLLATWMLPAAAQLLTPGATLTLELVGWSQLTMLVGVALFCSVGCALVPAWWIARLQPLVALNGAMGGGSMPQRVGRALVAVQLALAVMLVAVSLSLGGEIAEVLNRDPGFERDTVLTTRFNPRAAGYTSDGLAGLNQRLRNTVEQVPGVERVGLSSNGILAGSRSRSGVFPRGEGLTGRGGNYQQDTADIDYLATVGLRLLQGRWFEVTDTDDAPQVAVVTRAFARAMWGRADVIGEQFGYDYEATENDMTVIGIVADAGINQARETETEMFFTPGEQNQWGYGFLAVRVSRHPDAVRRMLVEALEAAEPGLVFGRWETLGERREGNMRREIASSRLATIIAGVAMLLATFGVGGSLAHLVTLRQRELAVRAALGATPNRLLRGVLHDGLRIGLQGAAGGGALVALVAWGVPVVSWWDASPSAVVGIVAAGGGVLAAVVGGWLPARRASRVDPQRMLKAD; this comes from the coding sequence ATGCGTTTCGGAATCTGGATCAATCGCCTGAAGCATTGGGGGAAACGCGGCGAACTGCGCCGACGGCTCGACGAAGAGCTGGCCTTTCATTTCGACGAACTGGTCGCGGAACATGAGCGCCGGGGGCTGTCGCCGGCGGCCGCGCGACGGGCGGCGCAGCGCGATCTGGGCAATAAAACGCTGACGCGCGAATCCTATCGGGAGCAGGCGGGGTGGCCGTGGTTGGAAGAGCTTGGTCGCGACATTTCGTTGGCATTGCGAAATCTCACACGACGCCGCGGTTACGCCCTGAGCATGATCGGGCTGCTGGCCGTCGGCCTGGCGGCGACGTTGTCGGTTTATGTGCTCACGGACGCGATGCTGCGGCGCGCCTTGCCCGTGCCGGAGCCGGAGGAGTTGCATCTGATCGCGGATGCCGAGGGACAGCCGGCGTGGTTTTCGCGAGCGACGTTGGACCGATTGCGCGCGAACGTGCCCCAAGCGGCGGTGATCGCCTATGGGGGTGAAACCCAAGTGACGGTGCAGCGTGGCCGCCAACCGGCTCAAAGTGTGAGCGGTCAGCTCGTCTCCGGCGGAGCGTTCGCGGGGTTGGGGTTGATCCCCGCCCACGGTCGCCTGCTCAATCCGGGTGATGATCGCATCGGTGAAGGCGCGCCGGTGGCCGTGGTGTCGTATGCTTGGGCGCAGCGCGAGTATGGATCCGCGCCGGCGGCGGTGGGCCAGGAACTGTTGGTCAACCAAATGGAGCTCGAAGTCGTTGGCGTGTTACCCGAGCGGTTCCATGGCTTCGATGCGGTGGACCGCGTCGATTTGTTTTTCCCGACCGCGTTGCAGCCGCAGCTCGGGATATCGAGCAATGCGCATGAATTCGCGTCGGACGACCGCCCGAACGATCCGGACTGGAATCGCGAGAACCGCGTGCGTTGGCTTGAGACGTTGGTCAGAGTCCCGTCTGGATTGGCCGTGGCCACCGTGGGCCCGGCGTTGGAGATGGCGGTCGCGCCGGACCGGGAAGATTTGATTTCGCAGATCAATAGTCCGGAAGAACGTGAGGGCGTGCGTCGTATGAGCTGGCAGGTCGTGGCCGCCCCCGGGGGCTACTCGAACGCTCGCAATGCTTTTGCTGGCACTGGCCGCATGTTGACGGGGTTGGTGGTGAGTCTGTTGCTGCTCACGTGCGCGAACCTATCCGGCATCATGCTGGTGCGCACACTCTCGCGGCATCGCGAGATGGGGGTGCGGTTGTCTTTGGGCGCGGGACGCTGGCGCACTTGCCGTTTGGCGGTGGTGGAAGCGGTCGTGTGTGGGATTTTGGGCGCCGTGGTGGGTCTGCTGTTGGCGACGTGGATGTTGCCCGCGGCGGCGCAATTGCTCACGCCGGGAGCGACGTTGACGCTCGAACTGGTGGGATGGTCGCAGCTCACGATGCTGGTCGGGGTGGCATTGTTCTGCAGTGTGGGATGTGCGCTCGTGCCCGCTTGGTGGATCGCGCGCTTGCAGCCGTTGGTGGCGCTGAACGGTGCCATGGGCGGAGGTTCGATGCCGCAACGCGTGGGCCGCGCCTTGGTCGCGGTGCAACTCGCGCTCGCAGTCATGCTGGTGGCGGTGTCGTTGAGTTTGGGTGGAGAGATCGCGGAGGTGCTGAATCGTGACCCGGGTTTCGAACGCGATACCGTGCTGACGACTCGATTTAATCCTCGTGCGGCCGGCTATACCTCGGACGGATTGGCGGGACTCAACCAGCGTCTGCGCAATACCGTGGAACAGGTTCCCGGCGTCGAACGGGTGGGGCTTTCCTCCAATGGCATCCTCGCGGGGAGTCGCTCCCGGAGCGGCGTGTTTCCGCGCGGCGAAGGGCTGACGGGGCGGGGAGGCAACTACCAGCAAGACACGGCTGATATCGACTATTTGGCTACGGTGGGACTGCGTCTGCTGCAGGGCCGTTGGTTCGAAGTCACGGACACGGACGATGCGCCACAAGTCGCGGTCGTGACGCGCGCCTTCGCCCGGGCCATGTGGGGCCGGGCCGATGTCATCGGCGAGCAATTTGGCTATGATTACGAAGCGACCGAAAACGACATGACCGTGATTGGAATTGTGGCCGACGCGGGCATCAACCAGGCCCGCGAAACGGAAACGGAGATGTTCTTCACCCCGGGCGAGCAAAACCAATGGGGCTATGGTTTCCTGGCGGTGCGGGTGTCCCGCCATCCCGACGCGGTGCGGCGAATGTTGGTCGAAGCCTTGGAAGCGGCAGAGCCCGGACTCGTGTTTGGCCGTTGGGAAACGCTCGGCGAGCGCCGCGAAGGCAACATGCGCCGGGAGATCGCCTCGTCCCGGCTTGCCACGATCATTGCGGGCGTGGCGATGTTGCTCGCGACTTTTGGCGTGGGTGGATCGCTGGCTCACCTCGTCACATTACGCCAGCGCGAGTTGGCGGTGCGAGCGGCGCTGGGAGCAACGCCCAACCGCCTGCTGCGCGGCGTGCTTCACGACGGCTTGCGTATTGGACTCCAGGGCGCGGCCGGCGGTGGTGCGCTGGTGGCGCTAGTCGCGTGGGGCGTGCCCGTGGTGAGTTGGTGGGATGCCTCGCCCAGCGCCGTGGTGGGGATCGTGGCCGCGGGCGGCGGGGTGCTGGCTGCGGTGGTCGGCGGCTGGCTGCCCGCGCGTCGAGCTTCGCGCGTTGACCCGCAGCGCATGCTGAAGGCCGACTGA
- a CDS encoding PadR family transcriptional regulator produces MKKSPSRLDVLQGTLDLLVLKTLSALGPQHGYGIARRIEQVSGDLLALNQGTLYPALLRLEQQALITSEWGVSDKNRRARFYQLTAAGKAQLESEINRWRLLSAAVNAIIAEPSTV; encoded by the coding sequence ATGAAGAAGTCGCCCAGTCGGTTGGATGTATTGCAAGGCACGTTGGACCTGTTGGTGCTCAAGACGCTCTCCGCGCTGGGGCCGCAGCATGGTTACGGCATTGCCCGGCGCATCGAACAGGTTTCGGGCGATTTGCTCGCGCTGAACCAGGGCACCCTTTACCCGGCGTTGCTCCGGCTCGAGCAGCAGGCGCTCATCACGTCGGAATGGGGCGTGAGCGACAAGAACCGGCGGGCGCGCTTTTATCAGCTGACGGCGGCCGGCAAGGCGCAACTGGAGAGCGAGATCAACCGGTGGCGGCTGCTGAGTGCGGCCGTCAACGCCATCATCGCCGAGCCGTCCACCGTCTGA
- a CDS encoding ammonium transporter: MRLLQLRPLALLFGLACFPSLVSAQDAPSTLDSGDTAWMLTSTVLVLFMMLPGLALFYGGLVRVKNVLSVLMHCFTITCLASVLWVAGLYSLAFSEGNGWIGDLQHVFLRGISIGELNGGTFPETIFVMFQMTFAIITPGLIVGAFVERMKFTAMMLFSALWLIIVYTPVAHWVWGGGWMQQDGVIDLAGGIVVHATAGISALLLAKAVGPRREFPKHIVPPHNPGMVVIGASMLWVGWFGFNAGSQGGASAAAGMTMLVTHISAAVASLTWMAVEWTKARKPGVVGIVTGMVAGLASITPASGHVGPMGAAIIGFLAGIVCYFSCGFIKQRLKIDDALDVFAVHGVGGIMGSLLVAFLGTAMFGGTGVTDMGAQFIAQVKGVGFTLIWSAIGTLLIIALVKATVGLRIDREVEETGLDQAEHGETAYHPE, translated from the coding sequence ATGCGACTGCTTCAGCTCCGACCCCTCGCGCTGCTCTTCGGACTAGCCTGCTTTCCCTCGCTCGTGTCCGCCCAAGATGCGCCGAGCACCCTCGATTCCGGCGATACCGCCTGGATGCTCACCTCCACCGTGCTGGTGCTGTTTATGATGTTGCCCGGTTTGGCGCTGTTTTATGGCGGCCTGGTGCGGGTGAAGAATGTGCTCTCCGTGCTGATGCACTGTTTCACCATCACGTGCCTCGCCTCGGTATTGTGGGTCGCGGGTCTCTACAGCCTCGCGTTTTCGGAAGGCAACGGATGGATCGGCGATCTGCAGCACGTGTTTTTGCGGGGCATCAGCATCGGCGAGCTCAATGGCGGCACCTTTCCCGAGACCATATTTGTCATGTTTCAGATGACGTTCGCGATCATCACGCCCGGGCTGATCGTCGGGGCGTTTGTCGAACGCATGAAATTTACCGCCATGATGCTGTTTTCCGCGCTGTGGTTGATCATCGTCTACACACCCGTCGCCCACTGGGTGTGGGGTGGTGGTTGGATGCAGCAGGACGGGGTGATCGACCTCGCCGGCGGCATCGTGGTTCACGCCACCGCCGGGATCTCCGCCCTGTTGCTCGCCAAGGCCGTGGGACCGCGTCGCGAGTTTCCCAAGCACATCGTGCCCCCGCACAATCCCGGCATGGTCGTGATCGGCGCGTCGATGTTATGGGTCGGCTGGTTCGGCTTCAACGCCGGCAGCCAGGGCGGAGCCAGCGCGGCCGCGGGCATGACGATGCTCGTGACCCATATATCCGCCGCGGTTGCCAGTCTTACTTGGATGGCGGTCGAATGGACCAAAGCGCGCAAGCCCGGCGTCGTGGGCATTGTCACCGGCATGGTGGCCGGTCTGGCTTCGATCACACCCGCGTCGGGCCACGTGGGGCCGATGGGCGCGGCGATCATCGGTTTCCTCGCCGGCATCGTGTGCTATTTCTCCTGCGGTTTCATCAAGCAACGCCTGAAGATTGACGACGCCCTGGACGTGTTCGCCGTGCACGGTGTCGGTGGCATCATGGGCTCGCTGCTGGTGGCCTTCCTCGGCACCGCGATGTTTGGCGGCACGGGCGTGACCGACATGGGTGCACAATTCATCGCCCAGGTGAAAGGCGTCGGATTCACCCTGATCTGGTCTGCAATCGGCACGCTCCTGATCATCGCCTTGGTCAAAGCCACCGTCGGTTTACGCATCGACCGTGAAGTTGAGGAAACCGGACTCGATCAAGCCGAGCACGGCGAGACCGCTTACCACCCCGAATAA
- a CDS encoding P-II family nitrogen regulator: MKLVKAIIKPFKLVEVREALNEIGVQGMTVTEAKGFGRQKGHTEIYRGSEYTIDFLPKTTIEIVIADDLVGPAIDAIVRHAKTGKIGDGKVFVLPVETALRIRTEEHGENAL, translated from the coding sequence ATGAAACTGGTTAAAGCCATCATCAAACCCTTCAAACTGGTCGAAGTCCGCGAGGCTTTGAACGAAATCGGCGTCCAAGGCATGACCGTTACCGAGGCCAAAGGTTTCGGTCGTCAGAAAGGGCACACCGAGATCTATCGCGGCAGCGAATACACCATCGATTTTCTGCCCAAAACCACGATCGAGATCGTGATCGCCGACGACCTGGTGGGTCCGGCCATCGACGCCATCGTGCGCCACGCCAAGACGGGCAAAATCGGCGACGGCAAGGTGTTCGTCCTGCCTGTCGAAACCGCCCTTCGCATCCGCACCGAAGAACACGGGGAAAATGCGCTGTAA
- a CDS encoding P-II family nitrogen regulator — protein sequence MKLIKAIIKPFKLDDVREALHDIGIEGMTVTEAKGFGRQKGHTEIYRGSEYVIDFMAKLELELVVPAARVSEVIDVLARNAKTGKIGDGKVFVMPVEQAIRIRTEEAGPAAL from the coding sequence ATGAAACTCATCAAAGCCATCATTAAACCGTTCAAACTCGATGACGTGCGCGAAGCCCTGCACGATATCGGCATCGAGGGTATGACGGTCACGGAAGCCAAAGGATTCGGCCGTCAAAAGGGGCACACCGAAATCTACCGCGGCAGCGAATACGTGATCGATTTCATGGCAAAATTGGAACTCGAACTCGTGGTGCCCGCCGCCCGGGTGTCCGAAGTGATCGATGTGTTGGCCCGCAACGCCAAGACCGGCAAAATCGGCGACGGCAAGGTGTTCGTCATGCCGGTGGAACAAGCCATCCGCATCCGCACGGAGGAAGCTGGCCCGGCCGCGCTTTAA